A genomic window from Heptranchias perlo isolate sHepPer1 chromosome 20, sHepPer1.hap1, whole genome shotgun sequence includes:
- the LOC137336090 gene encoding zinc finger protein 436-like produces the protein MHGHNHTGERPFFCSVCGKGFTRSSTLLRHQRTHSDERPFKCSDCEKSFKSESILLTHQRTHTGERPFTCSLCEKRFTRSSHLLTHQRVHSDERPFKCSDCEKSFKSKIDLMRHQHSHTGERPFTCSVCGKGFTQSSTLLKHQRVHTGERPFSCSVCKKRFTRSSHLLSHQRVHSDERPFKCSNCEKRFKSKIDLMKHQRTHTGERPFTCSVCGKGFTQSSHLLKHQRVHTGERPLNVLTVRKDLKSEMSC, from the coding sequence ATGCATGGACacaatcacactggggagaggccgttcttctgctccgtgtgtgggaagggattcactcggtcatccaccctgctgagacaccagcgaactcactctgatgagagaccttttaaatgttctgactgtgagaagagtttTAAAAGCGAAAGtattctgctgacacaccaacgcactcacactggggagaggccgttcacctgctccttgtgtgagaagagatttactcggtcatcccacctgctgacacaccagcgagttcactctgatgagagaccttttaaatgttctgactgtgagaagagctttaaaagcaaaattgatctgATGAGACACCAACAtagccacactggggagaggccgttcacctgctccgtgtgtgggaaaggattcactcagtcatccaccctgctgaaacaccagcgagttcacactggggagagaccgttctcctgctcagtgtgtaagaagagattcactcgatcatcacaccttctgtcacaccagcgagttcactctgatgagagaccttttaaatgttctaactgtgagaagaggtttaaaagcaaaattgatctgATGAAACACCAACGTACccatactggggagaggccgttcacctgctccgtgtgtgggaagggattcactcagtcatcccacctgctgaaacaccagcgagttcacactggggagaggccgttaaatgttctgactgtgagaaaagatttaaaatcagaaatgagctgctga